The DNA segment TCTTGGAAGTTCAAAGAGGATGGCCCATTTGTTAGAGGGTCTCAAAGTAGCGATACAACATATTATCCTAATGAAGGGACTTATAAAGTCACACTTTACACAGGAAATAATTTGGGGGTGGACACAATCTCACAGGAAATTATTATCGAACAAAGAGACCCTGATTTACCACCAATTGGAGGTGATGATGCTTTTCTTCTTTTAGGTGATTTTGAAGATGGAGAAGTAGGAGATTGGAATGCATGGGGACAAGATGTTTCGGTGGTGAGTAACCCTGCTGGTTCTGCAGTAAACTCTTCGGACTTAGTATTAAAAATGACACAAACAGAACCATGGCAAAATAGTGCAGTTCGAAATATCCCTCAGGTGACTTCATTTGCGACTAAAATTGTAGTGGATGTTTATTTTGAACAAGAAGGTGATTTGAAATTACAAATAGAAGGTGACTTTGCAACGGGTTATTTCCAATCGGTTACACCTGGTGAGTGGGTTACTTTAGAGTATACTCTTGAAGGAGAAGTTGACGACAGTACTGAATACCCTTGGATATTATTTCAAGGTAATACTTCAGGAAGTTATTATATCGATAATATTAAGTATTACGCATTAGATATTGGAGGAGATAACGGAACTGTTTATGGTGATTTTGAAGATGAGCAAGTTGGTGACTGGAACGCTTGGAATCAAGATGTCTCTGTTATTGCTAACCCTGCCGTAGATGCAGTAAACTCTTCTGATTTTGTGCTACTGATGACACAGGTAGATCCTTTTTCAGTAAATGCGGTAAGAAATGGACAAATAGTTGGTGTTGCAGCCGATAAAATTACGGTTGATGTGTACTTCGAACAAGCGGGGTCTCTGAAATTACAATTAGAAAGTGATTTTGAGACAGGATACTTCCTAGATGTGGAACCAGGTAAGTGGGTGACATTAGAATATGATTTGAACGGACAAATTGATGGAAGTATCGAATACCCTTGGGTGGTGATTCAAGGGAATACCCCAGGTAATTATTACATAGATAATATTACTTATTACGAACAGTAAATAGACAATCCAGGGATCAACTCCCTGGACTGTTTCCTAAAGATTTAAAGAAAATACAATGAAAAGAATATTAATATTGTTATCAACTTTGGTGACCCTCTTGTCATCATGTGAAGATAATCAAGTTCAGGAGGTAACACTTTCCTCTCCAGATATCTATAAGATTTCAAATTTAAAAGCCAGTAGCTTCACAGCAGATTGGACAAGTATTGTCAATGCACAAAGTTATGAACTTAATTTAGCAACAGATGCCAACTTTACTAATCTGGTATCACCCTATGAAAGTGTAGCAACGAAAGAAGATTCTTATCACTTTGAGGGGGTTGAAAATGGTCAGACATTTTATGTAAGAGTCAAAGCACTTTATAAGGATAAATCATCGGATTATTCCAACTCAAAATCTATCACAACATTAGAAGAAGACGGTGTAGAACCTGATACCCCTTTAAAAGATGTTGCTACTACATTTAGAGTAGGTATGGCCACCATTGTGAACCGCTTAAATGGTACTCATGATGAAATCTATAAGAGAGAGTACAATCAAATTACTGCTGAGTGGGAAATGAAAATGAACATTATGTACCCTGAAGAAGGTAGGTATGATTTTACTCTTGCTGATCAATTGGTAGAATATGCTCAGAATAACAATATGGAAATTCATGGACATGCATTGATTTGGCATGCAGCAACTCCTGATTGGGTGGTGAATTTTGAGGGAACTGATGCTGAGTTTTCTGATATGGTAGAAGACTACATTAAAACTACAGTGACTAGATATAAAGGAAAAGTGTTGTCATGGGATGTTGTGAACGAAGCCATAGATGATGTTGGAGGGAACTATAGAAGTTCGGTATTCTTAGATCGAATGGGAGAAGAGTACATCGCAAAATGTTTTCAATGGGCGAGAGAAGCTGACCCAGATGTATTGTTATTTTACAACGATTACAACTTATGTTGGGATAGAACTAAGCTGAATGGAGTAATCGATAAGGTTATTACTAATTTTAAAACAAACGGAATTCCTCTAGATGGTATTGGTTTTCAAATGCACATAGGCTACAACGGACCTACTAAAACCAAAATTGCAGAACACACCAAGTTAATTACAGACGAAGGTCTCTTAATGCATTATTCAGAGTTAGATGTGAAAATCAATCCTGATAATGATTTAACTACACCTACTGAAGAGAGAGAATTTATTCAAAAAGATAAAGTACGTGAGGTTGTAGAAGTGTATAATGCGATTCCTGAAAGCAGTAAATTCGCTTTGACTATCTGGGGACTTAAAGATGACGAATCGTGGATTCCAAGTGTACAAGGACATGACGATTGGCCATTACTCTACGATAATAACTTTACGATTAAAAAAGCACATACAGGCTTCTTAGAAGGCCTTCAAGAATAGAGTTAGCATATGGAGGGAGGGGGAATAGTAGTACCTCTTTCTCCAACTAACAAACAAGCATCAAATTATTTTTATCAGCTCGTCAATGAATAGAGTACTCATTATTTATGGGACTTCTTTAAGTACTATTCTTTAAATTTTATTGACCATACTACGTAAATTAAAATGAAACTAGATCACCAAAAAGTTTCTCTTAAGGAGAAGGTGGGATACAGTCTTGGAGATTGTTCTGTAAACTTCGTTTTTCAAATAATGTTGGTATTTCAGTTGGGGTTTTACACCGATGTTTTTGGAATAAAAGCAACAGCTGCAGGTACAATTCTTCTTATGGCAAGGATCATCGATGCCTTTGTTGACCCTTTGGTAGGAATAATGTCGGACAGAACAAATACCAAGTGGGGGAAGTATAGACCATGGGTGTTATGGACTGCGCTACCTTTTGGCTTATTCTTCTTTCTTGCATTTACCACACCCGATGTTTCAGAACAATATAAGATAATCTATGCAGGGATAACATATACCCTGTTAATGGCCATCTACTCACTTAACAATACACCTTACTCTGCTTTGCATGGAGTAATGTCAAGTAATATAGATGAAAGAACTAGTATTGGTTCTGTTCGATTTGTTTTAGCGATGGTCGCATCATTAATAGTACAAGGCTTTACTTTACCATTAGTAGATAAGTTAGGGCAAGGAGACGATCAAAAAGGCTGGTCTATGGCTATTGGTGTTTTGGCATTAGTTTCTATTGTATTTTTTATCATTACTTTTTTGTCAACCAAAGAAAGGATCACTCCACCGGCCACCCAAAAAACATCAATAAAACAAGACATTAAAGACCTACGACATAATGGGCCATGGTTTTCTATGTTTATCGTGACTCTATTTATCTTTACTACTTTGTCTTTATGGGGTGGCGGAATGTATTACTTTTTTAGTTATTACATGGAGCCTGAAGCTATCTTTTCATTCCTGAAGGAATTCAATTTAGTAAAACAGTTAGATCAAGAAAGTTCTATGATGTACAATATTATGGATGCTTTTGGTTTGTTGGTATTGCCAGATAAAAGCAATGCTTTTAGTGTAGGATTCAGCTTTTTTAATATGGTGGGTCAGTTTTTTACGATAGTAGGAGTCTTGACCATGTCTTCATTTTTAGCTAAGAAATTTGGCAAGCGAAATACATTTATCGTATGTCTTTTTATGACGGCTATTTTTACGGGGTTATTTTTCTTCGTTCCATCGGATAGAGTAGATCTTGCGTTTAGTTTAAATATTCTAAAATCGATTTTTTATGCTCCAACTATTCCCCTTCTATGGGCAATGATGGGAGATGTAGCAGACTATTCGGAATGGAAATACAAAAGAAGAGCTACAGGTTTTGTTTTCTCAGGGATTGTATTTGCGCTTAAGGCAGGTTTAGGTTTTGGTGGTGCGCTGTGTGGGTGGATTGTTTCTATATATGGCTATGAACCAAATGCTATACAATCTCCCGATGCAATTTTTGGTATTCGACTTACAGCTTCCATTGTGCCATCAGCAACATTTATGGTATCAGTAATTTCATTGATTTTCTATGTGATTACAAAAGAGTTTAATATCAAAATGCAAAAAGATCTATCCGAGAGAAGAGAACAGTTACACATGGCCAATGTTACCGAAGTAGAAAATTCGATCACTATATAGTTTATATATAATAGTTATTAAAAATATAAAAAAATGAATAAGATTAAGAATAAACCAAAATATATCGCAGACCATTTATATACTGCAGACCCTTCAGCTCATGTATTTAATGGTAAACTCTATATTTATCCATCACATGATATTGAATCAGGAGTGACCGAAAATGATAATGGTGACCACTTCAATATGCAAGATTATCATGTTTTCTCAATGGAAGATACAGATGGTGAAGTACAAGATCATGGATGTGTTTTAAAACTAGAAGATATTCCATGGGCAGGAAGACAGTTGTGGGCCCCTGATGCTGCTGAAAAAGATGGAAAATATTATCTATACTTTCCGATGAAGGATAAGAACGATATTTTCCGAATGGGTGTAGCCATAAGTCAACAACCGGAAGGTCCATTTGTTCCTGAACCAACACCAATAGATGGAAGTTACAGCATAGACCCTGCAGTATTTCAAGATAACCAAGAAGATTATTATATGTACTTTGGAGGAATCTGGGGAGGTCAATTGCAACGATATAGAGATAACAAAGCGATAGAAGTTGGGCAAGAACCTGCTGACCATGAGGATGCTCTTTGTCCAAAAGTGGTTAAATTATCGAAAGATATGAAAGCATTTGCTGAAGCACCTCGAGACTTAGTCATTTTGGATGAAAATGGTACTCCATTGAAGGCAGGTGACTATGATAGAAGGTATTTCGAGGGACCTTGGATGCATAAATATAACGGTAAATATTACTTCTCCTATTCAACTGGTAATACCCATAAAATCTGCTATGCAGTAAGTGATTCTCCTTATGGTCCATTTGAATATAAAGGTATCATTTTAACTTCTGTAGTCGGTTGGACCACACATCATTCTATAGTAGAATTTAAGAATAAGTGGTATTTATTTTACCATGATAGTCAACCATCGGGAGGAAAGACTTGGCTAAGAAGTGTCAAATTTGTGGAAATCGATTATCATGAAGATGGCACAATTTCAACGATCGAAGGTAAAGATTAATTTATAGTATTTATTTCATTTCCAAAAAGCATATCATATTGATATGCTTTTTTTATATAACACATTTGATGCATCGGAATGCAACATATTTACATGCAACATTTTTAGGAGTTTTTGGAGATAAATTGATATTTAATTATTTGGTATTCAGTTACATTTATGTGTGAGATCTCAATGAAATGAATTAACTCTTCTACTTTCTATTTTGTTCCGGCTACATTTTAGAAGTCAGAAAGAGTGCTAACTAAATCGACTAAATTTTTGAAATGAAAAACTATCTAAATGAAAAGGTAAATCTTAGGAACAATAATTTAAAACCACCAAACTTTGTAAATACTATCACTCTCTTATTTATTTCACTACTGTTGATTAGAGTGGATTGTAATGCCGTTATTTCTAATTCGGGTATGACAATACAAACAGAGTCAATGACTTTAGGAGGAGCATATGCAAGTACGACAACAATTCCTTTTGATGGTATCATTTTATATGCTAATGATGATCATGGAGCTACAACAATTCAAATTTCAAATGCCCCTGGAGTATTTGATATAAGCTTAAAAGGAGCCTCAACAAATACCAATGCTGCAGGTGTTAGCTTAGAAATTGATGGAACTGAAGTGACCTCTTTTTCTTTTTCTGGAACTGCCCCAAGTATTGATACAAAATCAATTAAAATTGAAGGAAATGCAGGAAATAAAGTAATCAGGTTGGTTCTGAAAACAGATAATGGATCTAATGATACACTACTGGATTGGATCAGCTTTACTAGAATGGGTGATATCCCACCTCCACCAGCACCTCCAACTTTGCCAAGCGAGGGTGCTTTCTATACAGGGAATTATAGAAATATGTTCAAAGAGGCAGGGTATACACAGCAACAAATTGATGATAAAATTAATAGTGTATATCAACAGTTATTTAATGGAGATGATGCCACTGAGAGAGTATATTATCCCAAAGGTTCAGATGAAGCTTACATTCTAGATATCGATAATAATGATGTAAGATCAGAAGGAATGTCTTACGGAATGATGATCGCGGTTCAGATGAACAAGCAAGAAGAATTCGATCGGATGTGGAAATTCGCGAAAACTCATATGCAACATGGTCCGGGAAATAGAGAAGGATATTTTCGTTGGATTGTGGATGCTAATGGAGCAGAATTAGATCCTAATACGGCTTCAGATGGTGAAATCTATTTTATCACTGCCTTGTATTTTGCCTCAGTAAGATTTGGCGATCGTGGAGGTATTTATAATTACCGAGCAGAAGCGGATTATATCTTGGAGCAAATTATGAACAAAGGGTGGCCACACAATCAGATCATTGGTTCAGTGCCAAATATGTTTAATGATGAAAAGAAAGTATGTTTCGTGCCTTATGCTCAAGCTTCTACTTATACAGACCCTTCTTATTTCTTGCCTTCTTTTTATGAAGTTTGGGGAATGATGGCAAAAACCAATCGTCAATATTGGAAAGACGCCGCAGTTGTTGCTCGCGACTTTTTTCAAGCAGCTGCACATCCAACAACAGGTTTAATGCCTGATTATTCCAATTATGATGGTAGTCCAACCGGCGGACACAAAGAGGATTTTGTGGTTGATGCTTGGCGATGTGCTATGAATATATCCATGGATTATGCTTGGTTTAAGAAAGACGAAAGAGAGAAAACTATTACCGATAACATTCAAGACTTTTTCTATGGTGAAGGTATTTATAGTTACTCAAGTGGTTATACTTTAGATGGTAATCCATTACCAGGGACAGACTATCAAGCAGTGGGTTTGGTCGCTTGTAATGCCATGACATCTTTGGCTTCCACCGATGCGAAATCTTGGGAATTTATCAATGCTTTATGGGATCGAGCACCAACAACAGGTCGATACCGCTATTATGATGGGTTATTACAAATGATGTGTCTATTGCATTTATCAGGTAACTTTAAAGCTTATGTTGATGGTTCTGCTCCTCCTGTTGATCCTAATCCGATTCCTGTAACAGGAATTACTTTAACTCCATCATCATTGTCTTTGGAAGTGGGACAAACCAATAATTTGTCAGTGAGTATTTCCCCCTCAAATGCTGATGATAAACAAGTAAGTTATACATCGTCGAATACGAGTATTGCAACCGTTTCAAATTTGGGTTTTGTTCAAGCGATTCAAGCAGGAAGTGCAACAATTACAGTAAGAACTGTAGATGGTGGTTTTACAGATCAAATTTCAATTACCATAACTTCTGAAGGCGGTAATAATGGAGGAGACAATGGTGGGAATACAGGAACCTGTTCTTTTGGTTTACCTAGTTCGGAAGCATTTCCAACAATCAATACAAGTTTCACTCATGCCCATGTATTAGGTAATGGCCCTGACCTATCTCATGTAAATAACATTTCAGTCAATTGGTCGAAAGAAGGTGGACAAATTTGGGACTTCTCTATGCGTACAAATAATGGTGTGCCAAATTGGTATGTTGATCTTAAAACAGCTATCACACATACTTTAGGTAGTGCTTCTCCATCGATCACTTTTTCGAATAGTGGATTCAACGGACTAGATGGAGCGTATTGGATAGGCAAGGAAGGTTCAAATGTAGTATTGGTTTCTAAAACTTCAGATTTCACTATTTACTTAAATAATTCTTCTTCAGCACCAAGCTGCTCTAATGCTAGGAGGATGTCAGTGAATTTAATGTCAAATAGTGGTTTGGAAGATGAAATTCAGCTATACCCAAATCCTGCTACTGATCAGGTGATCATCAAGGGAGTTCAAGGGAATACTGCTAAAGTCAAAGTTTATACGATAAGTGGAGTATTGGTTTCAACTTCAATTTTAACTGGAGATGTAAGAAAGTTGAATGTTTCAGCTTTAAAGAAAGGCACCTACATACTTCAGGTTGTATCGGATGATAACTATCAAATTAAAAAACTGATGATTCAGTAATCAATTTATCCATTCAAGAGTCCAATAATTCACTATTCTACATCACTCAAAACTATGTATTGGGCTCTTGAATTTTTTATGAAATGAAAACTTTATTAAAATGAAAAATCAACTATCCATGAATACGCTTTATATTTTAAGTGGTATTGAAATCAACAATCAATTGATCCAACGTTTAAGTAAAAGCGTTTTTGTATTATCACTTTATCTATTCTTAGTATTTGATATACAGGCTCAAACCATCTGTAATAATCAGATTGGTAGTCAGGGTGGGTATACCTATGAATATTGGAAAGATTCTGGTAGTGGATGCATGACCCTCAATAATGGTGGTAATTTCTATGTTTCCTGGAACAATATTGGGAATCTTTTGGCTAGAAAAGGAAAGCGACCTGGTGTGAAAAATCAGACAGTGACTTATGGAGCCAATTATCAGCCGTCCGGTAATTCTTATTTGTGTATTTATGGCTGGAGTCAGAACCCTTTAGTAGAGTATTATATTGTGGAAAGTTGGGGAAGTTGGAGGCCTCCCGGAGCAAATGCTAAAGGTACTGTTACAACAGATGGAGGTACCTATGATATTTATGAAACCACTAGGGTTCAGCAACCATCCATAGAAGGCACAAAAACATTTCAGCAATATTGGAGTGTAAGAAGAAATAAACGAACGAGCGGAACGGTAACTTGTGCAAATCATTTTAATGCATGGGCCAATTTAGGAATGAATATAGGCAGTTTATACGAAGTCTCTTTTACGGTTGAAGGATACCAAAGTAGTGGTACCTGTGATGTTTACAGCATGACGATGGGAACAAGTAATGGCAATAGTGGAGGAAACAATTCCACTTCCATTAAAGTAAGAGCGAGAGGGGTGACTGGACAGGAAAAATTGAATATAAGAATTGATAATCAGACAATACAAACATTGTCTTTAACAACGAATTTTAAAGAATACACTGTAAATACTAACTCTTCTGGAGGCGTAAATGTGGAGTATTTTAATGATGCTTCAGGTAGAGATGTGCAAATAGATTGGCTTGAAATTAATGGCAACCGTAAGCAGGCAGAACAACAATCCTATAACACTGCCGTTTGGCAAAATAATACATGTGGAGGGCAGTACAGTGAATGGATGCATTGTAATGGAGTGATAGGTTTTGGATCCACTTCCAACAATAGAACTATATCACATAAAAACGGTAATGGATTAATTACAAACAGTATATTTCCGAACCCAGTACAAGGTAATTCACTTACCATTCGAAATGCCAATCTAGGAGAAGTCAAAGAAGCTATAGTGTATAATTCTTTAGGCCAAATAGTATACCACCAATATTTTGAATCTAGCTTTTCAGAACAAGAAATGCCCATAGCATTACCCAATGGATTGTATTTTATCCATGTTATAGGATCATTGAATTCTATTCAAGAAAAAATAGAAATTAGAAGGTAATACTAGATACCAGGGAAGGGGTTATTTAAACCCTTTCCTTACCCAATTGTCTATCGTACATTACAATACTTCCTGCAACAGCTACATTTAAACTTTTAGGCGATTTAAATTTGACAAGGAAATGACTCGAATCCATGGCTTGTTTGGACAAACCGTGGTCTTCAGCACCTAGTAAATAAACACATCTTCTTGGGTGATGAAAGGTTTCAAGATCTTCAGATTTATCAGTAAGTTCTACGCCAACAATTCGAGTACCTACAGGAAGATTATTGACAAAATCTTCGAAGGTATTATAATGATAGTAAGGAATAGCTTTTACCGCATTATGAGTATCACTAGCTTGTTTTGCATAACGGTTACCT comes from the Flammeovirga agarivorans genome and includes:
- a CDS encoding carbohydrate binding domain-containing protein — encoded protein: MKKQYIFLLISVLSVMWSCSTDETTVVEEMPKAAFTATPTNENPNYIVLENQSTGTNIMSSWKFKEDGPFVRGSQSSDTTYYPNEGTYKVTLYTGNNLGVDTISQEIIIEQRDPDLPPIGGDDAFLLLGDFEDGEVGDWNAWGQDVSVVSNPAGSAVNSSDLVLKMTQTEPWQNSAVRNIPQVTSFATKIVVDVYFEQEGDLKLQIEGDFATGYFQSVTPGEWVTLEYTLEGEVDDSTEYPWILFQGNTSGSYYIDNIKYYALDIGGDNGTVYGDFEDEQVGDWNAWNQDVSVIANPAVDAVNSSDFVLLMTQVDPFSVNAVRNGQIVGVAADKITVDVYFEQAGSLKLQLESDFETGYFLDVEPGKWVTLEYDLNGQIDGSIEYPWVVIQGNTPGNYYIDNITYYEQ
- a CDS encoding endo-1,4-beta-xylanase, whose translation is MKRILILLSTLVTLLSSCEDNQVQEVTLSSPDIYKISNLKASSFTADWTSIVNAQSYELNLATDANFTNLVSPYESVATKEDSYHFEGVENGQTFYVRVKALYKDKSSDYSNSKSITTLEEDGVEPDTPLKDVATTFRVGMATIVNRLNGTHDEIYKREYNQITAEWEMKMNIMYPEEGRYDFTLADQLVEYAQNNNMEIHGHALIWHAATPDWVVNFEGTDAEFSDMVEDYIKTTVTRYKGKVLSWDVVNEAIDDVGGNYRSSVFLDRMGEEYIAKCFQWAREADPDVLLFYNDYNLCWDRTKLNGVIDKVITNFKTNGIPLDGIGFQMHIGYNGPTKTKIAEHTKLITDEGLLMHYSELDVKINPDNDLTTPTEEREFIQKDKVREVVEVYNAIPESSKFALTIWGLKDDESWIPSVQGHDDWPLLYDNNFTIKKAHTGFLEGLQE
- a CDS encoding MFS transporter — translated: MKLDHQKVSLKEKVGYSLGDCSVNFVFQIMLVFQLGFYTDVFGIKATAAGTILLMARIIDAFVDPLVGIMSDRTNTKWGKYRPWVLWTALPFGLFFFLAFTTPDVSEQYKIIYAGITYTLLMAIYSLNNTPYSALHGVMSSNIDERTSIGSVRFVLAMVASLIVQGFTLPLVDKLGQGDDQKGWSMAIGVLALVSIVFFIITFLSTKERITPPATQKTSIKQDIKDLRHNGPWFSMFIVTLFIFTTLSLWGGGMYYFFSYYMEPEAIFSFLKEFNLVKQLDQESSMMYNIMDAFGLLVLPDKSNAFSVGFSFFNMVGQFFTIVGVLTMSSFLAKKFGKRNTFIVCLFMTAIFTGLFFFVPSDRVDLAFSLNILKSIFYAPTIPLLWAMMGDVADYSEWKYKRRATGFVFSGIVFALKAGLGFGGALCGWIVSIYGYEPNAIQSPDAIFGIRLTASIVPSATFMVSVISLIFYVITKEFNIKMQKDLSERREQLHMANVTEVENSITI
- a CDS encoding glycoside hydrolase family 43 protein, which codes for MNKIKNKPKYIADHLYTADPSAHVFNGKLYIYPSHDIESGVTENDNGDHFNMQDYHVFSMEDTDGEVQDHGCVLKLEDIPWAGRQLWAPDAAEKDGKYYLYFPMKDKNDIFRMGVAISQQPEGPFVPEPTPIDGSYSIDPAVFQDNQEDYYMYFGGIWGGQLQRYRDNKAIEVGQEPADHEDALCPKVVKLSKDMKAFAEAPRDLVILDENGTPLKAGDYDRRYFEGPWMHKYNGKYYFSYSTGNTHKICYAVSDSPYGPFEYKGIILTSVVGWTTHHSIVEFKNKWYLFYHDSQPSGGKTWLRSVKFVEIDYHEDGTISTIEGKD
- a CDS encoding glycosyl hydrolase family 8; translation: MKNYLNEKVNLRNNNLKPPNFVNTITLLFISLLLIRVDCNAVISNSGMTIQTESMTLGGAYASTTTIPFDGIILYANDDHGATTIQISNAPGVFDISLKGASTNTNAAGVSLEIDGTEVTSFSFSGTAPSIDTKSIKIEGNAGNKVIRLVLKTDNGSNDTLLDWISFTRMGDIPPPPAPPTLPSEGAFYTGNYRNMFKEAGYTQQQIDDKINSVYQQLFNGDDATERVYYPKGSDEAYILDIDNNDVRSEGMSYGMMIAVQMNKQEEFDRMWKFAKTHMQHGPGNREGYFRWIVDANGAELDPNTASDGEIYFITALYFASVRFGDRGGIYNYRAEADYILEQIMNKGWPHNQIIGSVPNMFNDEKKVCFVPYAQASTYTDPSYFLPSFYEVWGMMAKTNRQYWKDAAVVARDFFQAAAHPTTGLMPDYSNYDGSPTGGHKEDFVVDAWRCAMNISMDYAWFKKDEREKTITDNIQDFFYGEGIYSYSSGYTLDGNPLPGTDYQAVGLVACNAMTSLASTDAKSWEFINALWDRAPTTGRYRYYDGLLQMMCLLHLSGNFKAYVDGSAPPVDPNPIPVTGITLTPSSLSLEVGQTNNLSVSISPSNADDKQVSYTSSNTSIATVSNLGFVQAIQAGSATITVRTVDGGFTDQISITITSEGGNNGGDNGGNTGTCSFGLPSSEAFPTINTSFTHAHVLGNGPDLSHVNNISVNWSKEGGQIWDFSMRTNNGVPNWYVDLKTAITHTLGSASPSITFSNSGFNGLDGAYWIGKEGSNVVLVSKTSDFTIYLNNSSSAPSCSNARRMSVNLMSNSGLEDEIQLYPNPATDQVIIKGVQGNTAKVKVYTISGVLVSTSILTGDVRKLNVSALKKGTYILQVVSDDNYQIKKLMIQ
- a CDS encoding glycoside hydrolase family 11 protein — translated: MKNQLSMNTLYILSGIEINNQLIQRLSKSVFVLSLYLFLVFDIQAQTICNNQIGSQGGYTYEYWKDSGSGCMTLNNGGNFYVSWNNIGNLLARKGKRPGVKNQTVTYGANYQPSGNSYLCIYGWSQNPLVEYYIVESWGSWRPPGANAKGTVTTDGGTYDIYETTRVQQPSIEGTKTFQQYWSVRRNKRTSGTVTCANHFNAWANLGMNIGSLYEVSFTVEGYQSSGTCDVYSMTMGTSNGNSGGNNSTSIKVRARGVTGQEKLNIRIDNQTIQTLSLTTNFKEYTVNTNSSGGVNVEYFNDASGRDVQIDWLEINGNRKQAEQQSYNTAVWQNNTCGGQYSEWMHCNGVIGFGSTSNNRTISHKNGNGLITNSIFPNPVQGNSLTIRNANLGEVKEAIVYNSLGQIVYHQYFESSFSEQEMPIALPNGLYFIHVIGSLNSIQEKIEIRR
- a CDS encoding RNA methyltransferase, whose amino-acid sequence is MESNFTNEYFGIGIQNGKTPENLGVLWRSAQNFGASFIFTIGNRYAKQASDTHNAVKAIPYYHYNTFEDFVNNLPVGTRIVGVELTDKSEDLETFHHPRRCVYLLGAEDHGLSKQAMDSSHFLVKFKSPKSLNVAVAGSIVMYDRQLGKERV